Proteins found in one Zea mays cultivar B73 chromosome 1, Zm-B73-REFERENCE-NAM-5.0, whole genome shotgun sequence genomic segment:
- the LOC100280103 gene encoding uncharacterized isoform X1 codes for MVVKEFGREVVMSMDKVKRGGEALMAAGAGAGDEEKDDAVLPGFRFHPTDEELVTFYLRRKVARKPLSMEIIKEMDIYKHDPWDLPKASTAAGGEKEWYFFCLRGRKYRNSIRPNRVTGSGFWKATGIDRHIYPATANPVESVSVGLKKSLVYYRGSAGKGTKTDWMMHEFRLPPAAASPSPTPTSMQEAVSEIHSTLTSIPPIQFTVSPHDSMHFRHECMACRLQFHFHQREFVGFHQIKIMFWKKNAGGVDHLQDLQEEHRLQEAAAAAGVEAAAAVQLQHGELRVRRRRRRGRVHEPLPAGAGHGHGHRSSDRRHAERRRRRQCHWQQQQQFLQGQGERARRPAIPLPRAVAEPLPRRASSRAEAAAPGPVGDGHRVPSERRPERRHRCRCRCERVLQGRVLLGRDREVHGGQRSNGASRL; via the exons ATGGTAGTCAAGGAGTTCGGAAGAGAAGTAGTAATGAGCATGGACAAGGTGAAGAGGGGTGGAGAAGCGCTCATGGCcgccggagccggagccggagatGAAGAGAAAGATGACGCGGTGCTCCCTGGGTTCCGGTTCCACCCGACCGACGAGGAGCTCGTCACGTTCTACCTCCGCCGGAAGGTGGCCAGGAAGCCGCTCAGCATGGAGATCATCAAGGAGATGGACATCTACAAGCATGATCCATGGGACCTCCCTA AGGCGAGCACGGCTGCTGGTGGCGAAAAGGAGTGGTACTTCTTCTGCCTGAGAGGAAGGAAGTACCGGAACAGCATCAGGCCCAACAGGGTCACCGGCTCCGGCTTCTGGAAGGCCACCGGCATCGACCGGCATATCTACCCTGCCACCGCGAACCCCGTCGAGTCCGTGTCCGTCGGGCTCAAGAAGTCCCTCGTGTACTACCGCGGCAGCGCCGGCAAGGGCACCAAGACCGACTGGATGATGCACGAGTTCCGCctcccgccggccgccgcctcgcccTCGCCAACGCCGACGAGCATGCAAGAAGCTGTAAGCGAAATCCATTCCACGCTAACTTCAATTCCACCAATCCAGTTCACAGTTTCACCACACGACAGCATGCATTTCCGACATGAATGCATGGCATGCAGATTGCAGTTCCACTTCCACCAAAGAGAATTTGTTGGCTTCCACCAAATAAAGATAATGTTCTGGAAAAAAAATGCAGGAGGTGTGGACCATCTGCAGGATCTTCAAGAGGAACATCGCCTACAAGAGGCAGCCGCAGCTGCCGGCGTGGAGGCAGCAGCAGCAGTCCAGCTCCAACACGGGGAGCTTCGAgtccgacggcggcggcggcggggacgAGTACATGAACCGCTGCCTGCCGGTgccggccacggccacggccaccgCTCATCAGATCGGCGGCATGCTGAACGGAGGAGGCGTCGTCAGTGCCactggcagcagcagcagcagtttcttCAGGGACAGGGAGAGCGTGCACGGCGGCCAGCAATTCCACTTCCACGAGCAGTGGCTGAGCCGCTTCCCCGCCGCGCCAGCAGTCGAGCAGAAGCCGCAGCTCCTGGACCCGTCGGCGATGGCCATCGCGTTCCATCAGAACGACGACCAGAGCGTCGCcaccgctgccgctgccgctgcgaGCGAGTGCTGCAAGGACGGGTACTACTGGGACGAGATCGCGAGGTTCATGGAGGTCAACGATCCAACGGTGCTTCACGACTGTAG
- the LOC100280103 gene encoding uncharacterized LOC100280103, giving the protein MVVKEFGREVVMSMDKVKRGGEALMAAGAGAGDEEKDDAVLPGFRFHPTDEELVTFYLRRKVARKPLSMEIIKEMDIYKHDPWDLPKASTAAGGEKEWYFFCLRGRKYRNSIRPNRVTGSGFWKATGIDRHIYPATANPVESVSVGLKKSLVYYRGSAGKGTKTDWMMHEFRLPPAAASPSPTPTSMQEAEVWTICRIFKRNIAYKRQPQLPAWRQQQQSSSNTGSFESDGGGGGDEYMNRCLPVPATATATAHQIGGMLNGGGVVSATGSSSSSFFRDRESVHGGQQFHFHEQWLSRFPAAPAVEQKPQLLDPSAMAIAFHQNDDQSVATAAAAAASECCKDGYYWDEIARFMEVNDPTVLHDCRYA; this is encoded by the exons ATGGTAGTCAAGGAGTTCGGAAGAGAAGTAGTAATGAGCATGGACAAGGTGAAGAGGGGTGGAGAAGCGCTCATGGCcgccggagccggagccggagatGAAGAGAAAGATGACGCGGTGCTCCCTGGGTTCCGGTTCCACCCGACCGACGAGGAGCTCGTCACGTTCTACCTCCGCCGGAAGGTGGCCAGGAAGCCGCTCAGCATGGAGATCATCAAGGAGATGGACATCTACAAGCATGATCCATGGGACCTCCCTA AGGCGAGCACGGCTGCTGGTGGCGAAAAGGAGTGGTACTTCTTCTGCCTGAGAGGAAGGAAGTACCGGAACAGCATCAGGCCCAACAGGGTCACCGGCTCCGGCTTCTGGAAGGCCACCGGCATCGACCGGCATATCTACCCTGCCACCGCGAACCCCGTCGAGTCCGTGTCCGTCGGGCTCAAGAAGTCCCTCGTGTACTACCGCGGCAGCGCCGGCAAGGGCACCAAGACCGACTGGATGATGCACGAGTTCCGCctcccgccggccgccgcctcgcccTCGCCAACGCCGACGAGCATGCAAGAAGCT GAGGTGTGGACCATCTGCAGGATCTTCAAGAGGAACATCGCCTACAAGAGGCAGCCGCAGCTGCCGGCGTGGAGGCAGCAGCAGCAGTCCAGCTCCAACACGGGGAGCTTCGAgtccgacggcggcggcggcggggacgAGTACATGAACCGCTGCCTGCCGGTgccggccacggccacggccaccgCTCATCAGATCGGCGGCATGCTGAACGGAGGAGGCGTCGTCAGTGCCactggcagcagcagcagcagtttcttCAGGGACAGGGAGAGCGTGCACGGCGGCCAGCAATTCCACTTCCACGAGCAGTGGCTGAGCCGCTTCCCCGCCGCGCCAGCAGTCGAGCAGAAGCCGCAGCTCCTGGACCCGTCGGCGATGGCCATCGCGTTCCATCAGAACGACGACCAGAGCGTCGCcaccgctgccgctgccgctgcgaGCGAGTGCTGCAAGGACGGGTACTACTGGGACGAGATCGCGAGGTTCATGGAGGTCAACGATCCAACGGTGCTTCACGACTGTAGATACGCTTGA